From Microbacterium sp. CGR2:
AGCCGAGCTCGCCAGCTGGCTGACCGAGTCCGAGCAGCAGGTGAAGCAGTCCGCCGCTGCCGGCAACTTCCCGTCCACCGTGAAGGCGCAGGAGACGCTCGCCGAGGACGCGACGCCGAACGAGTTCTTCAACGAAGCGCCCACCGGTGCGATCCTGGCCGAGCGTGCCAAGGGCGTCGTGGCGCAGTTCAAGGGACCGGACGACTCCATCATCCAGGAGAACGTGTTCGGCCCCGCTCTGCGGAGCCTCGATCTCGGTGAGGTCGACACCCAGGGTGCCTGGGACAAGGCGGTCGACCTGCTGAACCAGCTGGTCGACTGACCCTCGGGGCGTTTCGTCTCGCTTCGCCCGCTCCACGAGCGGTTCCGGTCGCCGAGCGAGACGAAACGCCCCACCCTCCCCCGCAGCATCCGCCACTTCCCGCCCGAGACAAGGACGACTCATGACTCTCACCGCACCCCCCGCGGAGCGCAGTGACGCAGCATCCGCTCCACAGAAGAAGGCGGATGCTCCCCCCAAGCGCCCCTGGCGTCACCGCGTCTCGCGGTTCGACCAGCACGCGTCCCCGTATCTCTACATCTCGCCGTTCTTCCTGCTCTTCGGGCTGGTCGGCCTGTTTCCCCTGCTGTACACCGTCTGGGTCGCCGTCCACGAGTGGGATCTCCTCGAGGGGCAGGGCGAGTTCGTCGGCATCGGCAACTTCGTCGAGATCCTCGGCGACCCGATGTTCTGGAACTCGATCTTCAACACGCTGAGCATCTTCCTGCTCTCCGCGATCCCGCAGCTCGCGGTCGCCCTGTTCATCGCCTACCTGCTGGACCGAGGCCTTCGCACTCCGACGTTCTGGCGGATGAGCGTGCTCATCCCCTTCGTCGTGACCCCGGTGGCGGTCGCCATCATCTTCTCCAGCATCTTCAACGAGGCCGACGGCCTCGCCAACAACCTGCTGAATCTCATCGGCATCGCCGACCAGCAGTGGAAGACGGACACCGGCCTGTCGCACATCGCGATCGCCGTCATGGTGAACTTCCGCTGGACCGGCTACAACGCCCTCATCCTGCTCGCCGCCATGCAGTCCGTGCCCCGTGACCTCTACGAGTCCGCGGCCCTCGACGGGGCAGGGTCGGCGCGGCGCTTCTTCTCGATCACGATCCCGACGATCCGTCCGACCCTGATCTTCGTCATCATCACCTCGACGATCGGCGGTCTGCAGATCTTCGCCGAGCCGAAGCTGTTCGATGCGTCCACCGCCGGCGGCATCGGCGGCAGCGACCGGCAGTTCCAGACCACGGTGCTGTTCCTCTGGGAGCTCGCCTTCTTCCGTCTCAACCTCGGTGAGGCATCCGCCGTCGCCATCCTGCTGTTCCTCCTCATCGTCGGGATCGGCGTGATCAACTTCCTCATCTCTCGGAGGATCTCCACCGGAGACGACCGGCGAAACCGCGCCGCTCGGCGCCGCGCCCGCCCGACCAGCAAGGAGGAGGCGCGATGACCGCCACCCAGGCACTGAGCGTTCCGGAGAAGATCCGCCGCCGCAGCACGTCCGCCGGGACCGCCGGAATCGGCAGCCGTCCCGGATTCCTGACCTACGGCCTGCTCGCCGCGTTCATCATCGGCAGCGCCTATCCGCTGTGGTGGTCGGTCGTGGTGGCCAGTGGCACGAACTCCACCCGGGGTGAGACGCTGCCCCTCATCCCCGGCGGGAACTTCTTGGCGAACGCGGCCAAGGTGTTCGACGCGATCCCGTTCTGGCTGGCCCTGGGCAACTCGTTTCTGATCTCCAGCATCATCACGATCTCGGTGGTGACCTTCTCGACCCTGGCGGGCTATGCGTTCGCGAAGCTCCGCTTCAAGGGCCGCGATGGCCTGATGATCTTCGTGATCGCGACTATGGCGATCCCGACGCAGCTCGGGATCATTCCCCTGTTCATGCTGATGCGGGAGTTCGGATGGACCGGCTCCATCGGCGCGGTGATCATTCCGACGCTCGTCACGGCGTTCGGCGTGTTCTTCATGCGGCAGTATCTCGTCGATGTCATCCCGGACGAGCTGATCGAGGCGGCCCGGATGGACGGCGCGAATCAGTTCCGCACCTTCCTGACCGTCGGCATCCCGGCGGCCCGGCCGGCGATGGCGATCCTCGGGCTCTTCACCTTCATGACCGCGTGGACCGACTACCTGTGGCCGCTGATCGTGCTCTCCCCTTCGAACCCGACCCTGCAGACCGCCTTGAGCCAACTGCAGTCCGGCTACTACGTCGACTACTCCATCGTGCTCGCCGGTGCCGTGCTCGCCACTCTCCCGCTGCTCGTGCTCTTCGTGGTCGCGGGACGTCAGCTGGTCAGTGGCATCATGGCCGGCGCGGTGAAAGGATGACCCTCATGACGCGCTCCTTCCCCTCGAACTTCCTCTTCGGCGCGGCGACCGCCGCCTATCAGATCGAGGGTGCCGCGTTCGAGGACGGCCGCACCGCCTCGATCTGGGACACCTTCGCGCGGGTTCCCGGCGCGGTCATCGGGGGCGACACCGGCGATGTCGCGTGCGACCACTATCACCGCTACGCGGATGACGTCGCGCTGATGACCGAGCTCGGCCTGCAGACGTACCGGTTCTCCACGTCCTGGTCGCGGGTGCGGCCCGACGGCGGGGCCGTGAACGCGGCCGGAGTCGACTTCTACGAGCGCCTCGTCGACCGGCTGCTCGGTGCCGGCATCCTGCCCTGGCTGACCCTGTATCACTGGGACATGCCGCAGGCGCTGCAGGATGCCGGGGGGTGGACAAACCGCGACACGGTCGACCGCTTCCTGGAGTACGCGGGCACCATGCACGACGCTCTCGGAGATCGGGTGAACGTGTGGACGACCCTGAACGAGCCGTGGTGCTCGTCGTTCCTGTCGTACACCGGCGGCGAGCACGCCCCCGGTCACACCAGCGTCGCGGAGGGCCTCCTCGCCTCCCACCACCTGCTGCTCGCGCACGGCGCGACGGTGCAGGAACTCCGCAGCCGTGATGCGTCGCTCAACCTCGGCATCACCCTGAACCACACGGTCGCCGACCCGGCCGATCCCGCGGACCCCGCCGACGTCGACGCCGCCCGCCGCGTCGACGGGCAGTTCAATCGCTGGTTCCTCGACCCGATCTACCGGGGTGCGTATCCGGCGGACATCGTCGAGGACATCCGGGCGGTGGATGCGGATGCCGTGGCCCTGTTCGAGGCCGCGATCCACGAGGGCGACCTCGCGACCATCTCGCAGCCGATCGACACCCAGGGCGTGAACTACTACCACGGCGACTTCCTGTCGGGAACGGCGCCCGCGCTCCGGCCCGCGTCCGGGGGCCCCGCGACCGAGCGGAAGGGACGCAGCCCGTACCCGTCGAGCGAGGGCATCCATTCGGTCGAGCGCGGACTCCCACGGACCGCGCAGAACTGGGAGGTGCAGCCGGAAGGATTGACCCGGGTGCTGCAGCGGGTGTGGACGGAGTACGCCGAGCCCGCCGGAACCGTGCTGTACATGACGGAGAACGGCGCCGCCTATGACGACGTCGCCGTGGTCGAAGACGGAGAGACGCGCGTGCACGACGTCGAGCGCACCGAGTTCCTCCGCCTGCATCTGGGGGCGGTGCTGGATGCCGCCGAATCCGGCGTCGACGTGCGCGGCTACTTCTACTGGTCGATGTTCGACAACTACGAGTGGGCATGGGGGTACGACAAGCGCTTCGGAATCGTGCGGGTCGACTACGACACTCAGGAGCGGAGTCTGAAGGACTCGGGCCGAGAGTACGCTCGCATCATCGCGACCCGCACTCTCACAGAGAAAGACGCTCTCGCCGTTCAAATCGCGTGAACGACCGCAGCTAACGTCGAAACCCGGACCGTCTGCGCGACTCGAAACGGCGGTGGCGCGCGAGTCCCCGCCGAACAGACAGAATGGGTCGATGGAAGAGAACGTCCGGTGATGTCGCCACGAGCGACCATCGAAGAGGTCGCATCCGCCGCCGGTGTCTCCCGGTCGACGGTGTCACGGGTGGTCAACGGCTCGACGGCGGTGAGCCCGGAGGCGCTGGCAGCCGTTCGCAAGGCGATCGATGATCTGAACTACGTTCCCAACCGGGCGGCCCGATCGCTCGCTTCGCGTCAGACGCACGCGATCGCGCTGATCGTTCCCGAAGACACCACGCGCTTCTTCGGTGACCCGTTCTTCGCCTCGATCGTGGCCGGCATCACGGGGGCATTGGGCGGCTCCGAATATCTGCTCAACCTGCTCATCGCCAGCGACGACCCGGGCGACAAGATGAACAGCTTCGTGCGCAACGGCGGCGTCGACGGCGCCCTCATCGTGTCGCACCACACCAGTGACGCCTTCATCGACCGGATCGCCGAGGCGGTGCCGGTCGTGTACGGCGGGCGCCCGGTGCGTCGGCGCGAGGGCGACTACGTCGTCGACGTCGACAACGTCACGGGCG
This genomic window contains:
- a CDS encoding carbohydrate ABC transporter permease, which encodes MTATQALSVPEKIRRRSTSAGTAGIGSRPGFLTYGLLAAFIIGSAYPLWWSVVVASGTNSTRGETLPLIPGGNFLANAAKVFDAIPFWLALGNSFLISSIITISVVTFSTLAGYAFAKLRFKGRDGLMIFVIATMAIPTQLGIIPLFMLMREFGWTGSIGAVIIPTLVTAFGVFFMRQYLVDVIPDELIEAARMDGANQFRTFLTVGIPAARPAMAILGLFTFMTAWTDYLWPLIVLSPSNPTLQTALSQLQSGYYVDYSIVLAGAVLATLPLLVLFVVAGRQLVSGIMAGAVKG
- a CDS encoding GH1 family beta-glucosidase — translated: MTRSFPSNFLFGAATAAYQIEGAAFEDGRTASIWDTFARVPGAVIGGDTGDVACDHYHRYADDVALMTELGLQTYRFSTSWSRVRPDGGAVNAAGVDFYERLVDRLLGAGILPWLTLYHWDMPQALQDAGGWTNRDTVDRFLEYAGTMHDALGDRVNVWTTLNEPWCSSFLSYTGGEHAPGHTSVAEGLLASHHLLLAHGATVQELRSRDASLNLGITLNHTVADPADPADPADVDAARRVDGQFNRWFLDPIYRGAYPADIVEDIRAVDADAVALFEAAIHEGDLATISQPIDTQGVNYYHGDFLSGTAPALRPASGGPATERKGRSPYPSSEGIHSVERGLPRTAQNWEVQPEGLTRVLQRVWTEYAEPAGTVLYMTENGAAYDDVAVVEDGETRVHDVERTEFLRLHLGAVLDAAESGVDVRGYFYWSMFDNYEWAWGYDKRFGIVRVDYDTQERSLKDSGREYARIIATRTLTEKDALAVQIA
- a CDS encoding carbohydrate ABC transporter permease, whose translation is MTLTAPPAERSDAASAPQKKADAPPKRPWRHRVSRFDQHASPYLYISPFFLLFGLVGLFPLLYTVWVAVHEWDLLEGQGEFVGIGNFVEILGDPMFWNSIFNTLSIFLLSAIPQLAVALFIAYLLDRGLRTPTFWRMSVLIPFVVTPVAVAIIFSSIFNEADGLANNLLNLIGIADQQWKTDTGLSHIAIAVMVNFRWTGYNALILLAAMQSVPRDLYESAALDGAGSARRFFSITIPTIRPTLIFVIITSTIGGLQIFAEPKLFDASTAGGIGGSDRQFQTTVLFLWELAFFRLNLGEASAVAILLFLLIVGIGVINFLISRRISTGDDRRNRAARRRARPTSKEEAR
- a CDS encoding LacI family DNA-binding transcriptional regulator — translated: MSPRATIEEVASAAGVSRSTVSRVVNGSTAVSPEALAAVRKAIDDLNYVPNRAARSLASRQTHAIALIVPEDTTRFFGDPFFASIVAGITGALGGSEYLLNLLIASDDPGDKMNSFVRNGGVDGALIVSHHTSDAFIDRIAEAVPVVYGGRPVRRREGDYVVDVDNVTGGRNATRRLVEIGRTRVATISGPLTMVSSVDRVQGFRDALADAGLAPFAEEEGDYSESSGADAARRILAAGRPDGIFVASDLMARGALTAIRAAGLRVPDDVALVGFDDSSVAVSTDPQLTTMRQPMYAQGEAMASVMLSRLTGGDAPNTTILPTELVVRASA